One genomic window of Oncorhynchus clarkii lewisi isolate Uvic-CL-2024 chromosome 5, UVic_Ocla_1.0, whole genome shotgun sequence includes the following:
- the LOC139409619 gene encoding insoluble matrix shell protein 4-like has protein sequence MRHGIGYEWNNSSTQGEGNNSSTQGEGNNSSTQGEGNNSSTQEEGNNSSTQGEGNNSSTQGEGNNSSTQGEGNNSSSQGEGNNSSTQGEGNNSSTQGEGNNSSTQGEGNNSSTQGEGNNSSTQGEGNNSSTQGEGNNSSTQGEGNNSNTQGEGNKSNTQGEGNNSNTQGEGNNSNTQGEGKNSNTQGEGNNSSTQGEGNNSRAKGTTVALREKGTTAGRREQQ, from the exons atgcgccaCGGAATTGGATATGAAT GGAACAACAGCAGCACTCAGGGCGAAGGGAACAAcagcagcactcagggagaagggaacaacagcagcactcagggagaagggaacAACAGCAGCACTCAGGAAGAAGGGAACAAcagcagcactcagggagaagggaacaacagcagcactcagggagaagggaacAACAGTAGCACTCAGGGCGAAGGGAACAACAGCAGCTCTCAGGGAGAAGGGAACAAcagcagcactcagggagaagggaacaacagcagcactcagggagaagggaacAACAGTAGCACTCAGGGCGAAGGGAACAACAgtagcactcagggagaagggaacAACAGTAGCACTCAGGGCGAAGGGAACAAcagcagcactcagggagaagggaacaacagcagcactcagggagaagggaacAACAGcaacactcagggagaagggaacAAAAGcaacactcagggagaagggaacAACAGcaacactcagggagaagggaacAACAGcaacactcagggagaagggaaaAACAGcaacactcagggagaagggaacaacagcagcactcagggagaagggaacAACAGCAGGGCGAAGGGAACAACAgtagcactcagggagaagggaacAACAGCAGGGCGAAGGGAACAACAgtag